A DNA window from Streptomyces canus contains the following coding sequences:
- a CDS encoding NAD(P)H-quinone oxidoreductase: protein MHAITIPEPGGPEALVWSEVPDATAGEGEVLVDVVAGAVNRADILQRQGFYNPPPGASPYPGLECSGRIAEIGPGVSGWAVGDEVCALLAGGGYAEKVAVPAGQLLPVPKGLDVRRAAALPEVVCTVWSNVFMVAHLRPGETLLVHGGSSGIGTMAIQLAKAVGAKVAVTAGTPEKLDRCAELGADILINYREQDFVEEVKKATDGAGADVILDNMGAKYLDRNVTALAVNGRLAIIGMQGGIKGELNIATLLNKRAAISATSLRARPLEEKTAIVAAVREHVWPLLDAGHIRPVVDRELPMSDAAAAHRVVEESGHIGKVLLVTP, encoded by the coding sequence ATGCATGCGATCACGATTCCCGAACCCGGTGGGCCCGAGGCGCTGGTCTGGAGCGAGGTGCCGGATGCCACGGCCGGCGAGGGCGAGGTGCTGGTCGACGTGGTGGCCGGCGCCGTCAACCGCGCCGACATCCTGCAACGACAGGGCTTCTACAACCCCCCGCCCGGCGCCTCCCCCTACCCCGGCCTGGAATGCTCCGGGCGGATCGCCGAGATCGGCCCCGGTGTCTCCGGCTGGGCCGTCGGCGACGAGGTGTGCGCGCTGCTCGCGGGCGGCGGCTACGCGGAGAAGGTCGCCGTACCGGCCGGACAGCTGCTGCCCGTGCCCAAGGGCCTCGACGTGCGGCGGGCGGCCGCGCTGCCCGAGGTGGTCTGCACGGTCTGGTCGAACGTCTTCATGGTCGCCCACCTGCGCCCCGGCGAGACCCTGCTGGTGCACGGCGGCTCCAGCGGCATCGGCACGATGGCGATCCAGCTCGCCAAGGCCGTGGGCGCCAAGGTAGCGGTGACCGCGGGCACGCCGGAGAAGCTGGACCGCTGTGCCGAGCTCGGCGCGGACATCCTGATCAACTACCGGGAACAGGACTTCGTCGAGGAGGTGAAGAAGGCAACCGACGGAGCGGGCGCCGACGTCATCCTCGACAACATGGGCGCGAAGTACCTCGACCGGAACGTCACGGCACTCGCCGTCAACGGACGGCTCGCGATCATCGGCATGCAGGGCGGCATCAAGGGCGAGCTGAACATCGCCACGCTGCTGAACAAGCGCGCCGCGATCAGCGCGACCTCGCTGCGGGCGCGGCCGCTGGAGGAGAAGACGGCGATCGTGGCGGCCGTACGCGAGCATGTGTGGCCACTGCTGGACGCCGGGCACATCCGTCCCGTCGTCGACCGCGAGCTGCCGATGAGCGACGCGGCCGCCGCGCACCGGGTCGTCGAGGAGAGCGGCCACATCGGCAAGGTCCTGCTGGTCACGCCATAG
- a CDS encoding bacterial proteasome activator family protein translates to MEMPRNEGSPESPQILVVGQDGMALGGGGDDDSREVPVTEMVEQPAKVMRIGSMIKQLLEEVRAAPLDEASRARLKEIHASSVKELEDGLAPELVEELERLSLPFNEDVTPSDAELRIAQAQLVGWLEGLFHGIQTTLFAQQMAARAQLEQMRRALPPGVGGHEEGLDPRAGGRSGGPYL, encoded by the coding sequence ATGGAGATGCCGAGGAACGAAGGTTCGCCGGAAAGTCCCCAGATCCTGGTCGTGGGCCAGGACGGGATGGCACTGGGCGGCGGGGGTGACGACGATTCCCGCGAGGTTCCGGTCACGGAGATGGTCGAGCAGCCCGCGAAGGTCATGCGGATCGGCAGCATGATCAAGCAGCTGCTCGAAGAGGTGCGTGCGGCTCCTCTCGACGAGGCCAGCCGGGCGCGGCTCAAGGAGATCCACGCCAGCTCGGTGAAGGAGCTGGAGGACGGTCTGGCCCCCGAACTCGTGGAGGAGCTGGAGCGGCTCTCCCTGCCCTTCAACGAGGACGTGACCCCGAGTGATGCGGAACTGCGCATCGCCCAGGCCCAGTTGGTGGGCTGGCTCGAGGGGCTCTTCCATGGGATCCAGACCACGCTGTTCGCCCAGCAGATGGCCGCGCGGGCTCAGCTGGAGCAGATGCGCCGCGCGCTGCCCCCTGGCGTCGGCGGCCATGAGGAAGGTCTCGACCCGCGCGCCGGCGGCCGCTCGGGCGGGCCGTACCTGTAA
- a CDS encoding protein kinase domain-containing protein, whose translation MAQQQRAQGPSDPEATGGGMSDAPELWGNGGLVGDGRYRLTRRLGRGGMAEVFAAEDVRLGRTVAVKLLRADLAEDPTSKARFTREAQSVAGLNHHAIVAVYDSGEDFVGGQSVPYIVMEIVEGRTIRDLLLNAEAPGPEQALIIVSGVLEALAYSHQHGIVHRDIKPANVIITHNGAVKVMDFGIARALHGASTTMTQTGMVMGTPQYLSPEQALGKAVDHRSDLYATGCLLYELLALRPPFTGETPLSVVYQHVQDIPTPPSQVSDAVPPELDGLVMRSLAKEPDDRFQTAEEMRGLVQYGLQMLYDQGGHTGTWNTGPVTAHDGRGTPSAGFASTSVLPHSGDSSGTTQIPQPILPSGYSGGDDGGFEGHGNRGSGRGKLWILAVLAVIAVAAGVALALNGGGGGGGGGGTGTSVTPTTSQSTDDQTASETPSDEPTEEETDTSTDNSGDSGGSGYTPSYTPSYTPSYTPSPTATQPSETATEPTDTAEPTDPATQPTASVDPTGDPVGGSEGGGGGGGDS comes from the coding sequence ATGGCACAGCAGCAGCGCGCTCAGGGCCCGTCCGACCCCGAGGCGACTGGCGGCGGAATGTCAGATGCGCCGGAGCTGTGGGGTAACGGCGGACTGGTGGGGGACGGCCGATATCGGCTGACCCGCAGACTCGGCCGGGGCGGTATGGCCGAGGTGTTCGCGGCCGAGGACGTACGGCTCGGCCGCACCGTGGCGGTCAAGCTGCTGCGCGCCGACCTCGCCGAGGACCCGACCTCCAAGGCCCGCTTCACGCGCGAGGCCCAGTCTGTGGCCGGCCTCAACCACCACGCGATCGTCGCCGTGTACGACTCCGGTGAGGACTTCGTGGGCGGCCAGTCGGTGCCGTACATCGTCATGGAGATCGTCGAGGGACGGACGATCCGGGATCTGCTGCTCAACGCCGAGGCGCCCGGTCCCGAGCAGGCCCTGATCATCGTCTCCGGGGTCCTGGAGGCGCTCGCCTACTCCCACCAGCACGGCATCGTGCACCGCGACATCAAGCCGGCGAACGTGATCATCACGCACAACGGCGCCGTCAAGGTCATGGACTTCGGCATCGCCCGCGCCCTGCACGGCGCGTCCACGACGATGACGCAGACCGGCATGGTCATGGGCACCCCGCAGTACCTCTCCCCGGAGCAGGCTCTCGGCAAGGCGGTCGACCACCGCTCCGACCTGTACGCCACGGGTTGTCTGCTGTACGAACTCCTCGCACTGCGGCCGCCGTTCACCGGCGAGACCCCGCTCTCCGTCGTCTACCAGCACGTCCAGGACATCCCGACGCCTCCGTCGCAGGTCTCCGACGCCGTCCCGCCCGAGCTCGACGGCCTGGTCATGCGTTCGCTCGCCAAGGAGCCGGACGACCGTTTCCAGACGGCCGAGGAAATGCGCGGGCTCGTCCAGTACGGCCTGCAGATGCTGTACGACCAGGGCGGCCACACCGGCACCTGGAACACCGGCCCGGTGACGGCGCACGACGGCCGCGGCACGCCCTCCGCGGGCTTCGCGAGCACCAGCGTGCTGCCGCACTCCGGCGACTCCTCCGGCACCACCCAGATTCCGCAGCCGATCCTTCCCTCCGGTTACAGCGGCGGGGACGACGGCGGCTTCGAGGGGCACGGCAACCGGGGCAGCGGCCGCGGCAAGCTGTGGATCCTCGCCGTCCTCGCGGTGATCGCCGTCGCGGCGGGCGTCGCCCTGGCGCTCAACGGCGGCGGCGGTGGCGGGGGCGGTGGCGGCACCGGCACCTCCGTGACGCCGACCACCTCGCAGTCCACCGACGACCAGACGGCCAGCGAGACGCCGAGCGACGAGCCGACCGAGGAGGAGACCGACACGTCCACGGACAACAGCGGCGACTCCGGCGGCTCCGGCTACACGCCGTCCTATACGCCGTCGTACACGCCCTCGTACACGCCTTCGCCCACGGCGACGCAGCCGTCCGAGACGGCGACGGAGCCGACGGACACGGCGGAGCCGACCGATCCGGCGACGCAGCCGACGGCATCGGTGGACCCGACCGGCGACCCGGTCGGGGGTTCGGAAGGCGGCGGCGGCGGAGGCGGCGACTCCTGA
- a CDS encoding phosphotransferase yields MPHAPPLGALLLQYAAGSALACDPVGQGLLNRGYRLRTTRGRYFLKHHFDPETAAPEAIARQHGATQRLAALGVPVAPPLPAHDGRTVAVVGGHAYALHPWIEGRHRHGAQLTAEQCGRLGALLGVVHASLERVMPVAGCEQGEQGASAGGGARADEGAPDSEPRTPPGAGTRDGRRLAPPGGGAPDDRHRARAGRSAPGAERAASMRHASARAHGARADKPHAGHPHVQNAETTTPVDAGADPAATFALIDDLLARVRGHRPADSFDELARHRLLERRSLLEQHVGRRPPHGGPVGWVHGDFHPFNLLYRGDAPAAIVDWDRLGVKPRAEEAVRAAAIFFLRPAGTLDLPKVRAYARAYRRASGATPSELAAAAHRVWWERLNDFWMLRWHYERGDTRADSQFPAASALVVWWTREYEAVCDAFVG; encoded by the coding sequence ATGCCTCACGCGCCCCCGCTGGGCGCCCTCCTTCTCCAGTACGCCGCCGGATCCGCCCTCGCCTGCGATCCCGTAGGCCAAGGCCTTCTCAACCGCGGCTACCGGCTCCGCACCACCCGCGGCCGTTACTTCCTCAAGCACCACTTCGACCCCGAGACGGCCGCTCCCGAGGCGATCGCCCGCCAGCACGGCGCCACCCAGCGCCTGGCCGCCCTCGGCGTCCCGGTCGCCCCGCCCCTCCCGGCCCACGACGGCCGCACCGTCGCGGTGGTCGGCGGGCACGCCTACGCCCTCCACCCCTGGATCGAGGGCCGCCATCGCCACGGCGCCCAGCTCACCGCCGAACAGTGCGGCCGACTCGGGGCGCTGCTGGGGGTGGTGCACGCGAGCCTGGAGCGGGTGATGCCCGTGGCGGGGTGCGAGCAGGGGGAACAGGGTGCGTCGGCGGGCGGAGGAGCACGAGCCGACGAAGGCGCCCCGGACAGCGAGCCGCGCACGCCGCCGGGGGCGGGAACACGGGATGGCCGGCGCCTCGCACCGCCGGGTGGAGGAGCGCCGGACGACCGGCACCGCGCGCGGGCGGGCCGGAGCGCGCCGGGTGCAGAACGCGCCGCATCCATGCGCCATGCCTCCGCGCGTGCCCACGGCGCCCGCGCCGACAAGCCGCACGCCGGTCACCCGCACGTCCAGAACGCCGAGACCACGACCCCCGTCGACGCCGGCGCCGACCCCGCCGCCACCTTCGCGCTCATCGACGACCTCCTCGCGCGCGTGCGCGGACACCGGCCGGCCGACTCCTTCGACGAGCTGGCCCGGCACCGGCTCCTGGAGCGGCGGTCCCTGCTCGAACAGCACGTGGGACGGCGGCCTCCGCACGGCGGGCCGGTGGGCTGGGTGCACGGGGACTTCCACCCCTTCAACCTGCTCTACCGGGGCGACGCGCCCGCCGCGATCGTCGACTGGGACCGGCTCGGCGTGAAGCCCCGCGCGGAGGAGGCCGTACGCGCCGCCGCGATCTTCTTCCTACGTCCCGCGGGGACGCTCGACCTGCCGAAGGTGCGGGCGTACGCGCGCGCGTACCGGCGTGCGTCGGGAGCCACGCCCTCGGAGCTCGCGGCGGCCGCGCATCGGGTGTGGTGGGAGCGCCTCAACGACTTCTGGATGCTGCGCTGGCACTACGAGCGGGGTGACACCCGCGCGGATTCCCAGTTCCCGGCGGCGTCGGCGCTGGTGGTGTGGTGGACGCGGGAGTACGAGGCGGTGTGCGACGCGTTCGTGGGATGA
- the pdhA gene encoding pyruvate dehydrogenase (acetyl-transferring) E1 component subunit alpha encodes MTVESTAARKPRRSAGTRKSPSTKPELVQLLTPEGKRVKNAEYDKYVADITPEELRGLYRDMVLTRRFDAEATSLQRQGELGLWASLLGQEAAQIGSGRALRDDDYVFPTYREHGVAWCRGVDPTNLLGMFRGVNNGGWDPNGNNFHLYTIVIGSQTLHATGYAMGVAKDGADSAVIAYFGDGASSQGDVAESFTFSAVYNAPVVFFCQNNQWAISEPTERQTRVPLYQRAQGFGFPGVRVDGNDVLASLAVTKWALERARGGEGPTLVEAYTYRMGAHTTSDDPSKYRADEEREAWEAKDPILRLRRYLEASNHADEGFFAELETESEALGRRVREAVRAMPDPDRFALFEHAYADGHALVDEERAEFAAYQASFTDGEGA; translated from the coding sequence GTGACCGTGGAGAGCACTGCCGCGCGCAAGCCGCGACGCAGCGCCGGGACGAGGAAGTCCCCGAGCACCAAGCCCGAACTGGTTCAGCTGCTGACGCCCGAGGGCAAGCGCGTCAAGAACGCCGAGTACGACAAGTACGTCGCCGACATCACCCCCGAAGAGCTCCGCGGCCTCTACCGCGACATGGTGCTCACCCGCCGCTTCGACGCCGAGGCCACCTCCTTGCAGCGCCAGGGCGAGCTGGGCCTGTGGGCTTCGCTGCTCGGCCAGGAGGCCGCCCAGATCGGATCGGGACGAGCGCTGCGCGACGACGACTACGTCTTCCCCACCTACCGCGAGCACGGGGTGGCCTGGTGCCGCGGGGTCGATCCGACCAACCTGCTCGGCATGTTCCGCGGGGTGAACAACGGCGGCTGGGACCCCAACGGGAACAACTTCCACCTCTATACGATCGTCATCGGCTCCCAGACGCTGCACGCCACGGGCTACGCGATGGGCGTCGCCAAGGACGGCGCCGACTCGGCGGTCATCGCCTACTTCGGCGACGGCGCCTCCAGTCAGGGCGACGTGGCCGAATCGTTCACCTTCTCCGCGGTCTACAACGCCCCGGTCGTGTTCTTCTGCCAGAACAACCAGTGGGCCATCTCCGAGCCGACCGAGAGGCAGACCCGCGTCCCGCTCTACCAGCGCGCGCAGGGCTTCGGCTTCCCGGGTGTGCGGGTCGACGGCAACGACGTGCTCGCGTCGCTGGCCGTCACCAAGTGGGCCCTGGAGCGGGCTCGCGGCGGCGAGGGACCGACGCTCGTCGAGGCCTACACGTACCGCATGGGCGCCCACACCACCTCCGACGACCCGAGCAAGTACCGGGCCGACGAGGAGCGCGAGGCCTGGGAGGCGAAGGACCCGATCCTGCGCCTTCGCCGGTACCTGGAGGCCTCAAACCACGCGGACGAGGGATTTTTCGCGGAACTGGAGACCGAGTCCGAGGCGTTGGGCAGGCGAGTGCGTGAGGCGGTGCGTGCGATGCCGGATCCGGACCGCTTCGCCCTCTTCGAGCACGCGTACGCGGACGGACACGCGCTCGTCGACGAGGAGCGGGCCGAGTTCGCCGCCTACCAGGCGTCGTTCACGGATGGGGAAGGGGCCTGA